A window of Apium graveolens cultivar Ventura chromosome 8, ASM990537v1, whole genome shotgun sequence contains these coding sequences:
- the LOC141676621 gene encoding mitochondrial import inner membrane translocase subunit PAM16 like 2-like yields MAGKLIANLIVIGSTYLARGLIEGYRKALANAKQSGVAQETLQNVRKGSKTMTEQEARQILGASMDTSWEEVLKKYDTLFERNAKVGSFYLQSKVHRAKECLETVYGHKDQDSPGGEK; encoded by the exons ATG GCTGGGAAGCTTATTGCCAATCTTATTGTAATTGGCTCTACGTATTTGGCTAGGGGACTAATTGAAGGCTATCGTAAGGCACTTGCAA ATGCCAAACAATCTGGTGTTGCTCAGGAGACACTGCAGAATGTCCGTAAAGGAAGCAAAACAATGACAGAGCAGGAGGCGAGGCAAATTCTTGGTGCGTCTATGGACACCTCTTGGGAGGAggttttgaag AAATATGATACTTTATTTGAAAGAAATGCCAAGGTTGGGAGCTTTTATCTTCAATCTAAAGTTCACAGAGCTAAAGAATGTTTAGAGACGGTCTATGGTCACAAAGATCAAGATAGTCCAGGTGGGGAAAAATGA